The Malus domestica chromosome 17, GDT2T_hap1 genome contains the following window.
GAAAAACATGTTAATTCTATAAAATCCTATaagaaaccaaataaaaaagcGAACTTCAGACCTTTTCATGAAATTTTCTCAGCAAACAAACAGATCAGGATCCTGATTCAGCTATCACAAAAACAGATTAGAGCAGTAAATCTCACTCCCAACTTACCAACAGTAATCCCCAAGCTTTTAACTTTAGTCataccagaaaaaaaaataccccAATTTCCAATCCCCTTTTCAaaaaactcatcttttttaaTCATTGAAAAACCACTTCCACTTCCCCAGCAACCAAACAAGTCACAAATCGAAATCTAATCGATCCAACACTCAAATCAACTACCAAAGTTAAATCAAATCAGATCCAGTCAGAAGAAAATTAAGTCAACAacttttttttcccaaaaaataaaagatatcAAAACCCTAGATAACAGATAAGCAATCATCACAAGCAAACAGTagatcaacaacaaaaaattaaaattaaaattaaaattaaaattgaaatcaaatcaggaaaaatcaaaccccaAGCTAACCCTAGTTCTTGAGAAGTTGGGGACGGCCGTACCTTCTCTGGTCcacgatgaagatgaagatctAAGCTTGGAGTAAAATTGGGGGAAGTGGAAATCCGGGTGGGGGGCTTTAAAATGGTCGCCACGAGGAAAGAGTAGGGAGGTAGGCCCAATGGGAACGTGACACGTGGTGCGTGGTGGAGATTGCGTTTTTTTTGGGAGTGGGGGAGACGCCACGCTGGCGTTGACGGTCAACGGAAAATCCTTCATCATCTCTTTGGGCTGTCGACTTGTCGTTTGGTTTGGTATTATTGCTGCAGCCTGACGTGCGTTGTGAGGTGCGGGTGTTTGGCCTCGTGGGGACGGACGGACGGCCGGACTTGACGGTGTCAAAATCGACAAAATTAAGGCCGTGCAACAAGAATCACGCTGTGCTGacggtgtttttgtttttccatgAAGAAGATGTTCAAAACTTAGCATAAttggtatttttattttaggaaaattaatgaaaagagtttcaAATCTTcacattttaattaaaaatcacctattaactttatttaataataagaacaaaagactaataaaaaaattaaaaacctaacACATCCAACTTGCGCTGGGGCGTGTACCCTCTCCTTTAAAACTTCAAACACTCCATTTTTTTCTCCCATCTTTTTgtttaatagattttttttctACCCCTCACCGTCGCCATCGCCTTTGGCCGACACTTTGGACTTGTCTCTGTGCAACAAGAGGCCTGCCTCGCCTCATGTGGCAAGGTTGAGTTATATGAGGTCAGGAGGTGCTACTTCTGTGACTGTAAGGTTCAATCCGGTTAGCAGTAGTTACGTGGATGAGGACATTCCACTACCTCCGCCACCTCCTCCTCTATCAATTAACCAAAACGATAGTAGTGTAGATGGTAACGCGAATTCGATAAACTCGGGAGTTGATGGGTCTTTACAAACAGGCAATGGTGAAGGGAGACAGTTGTGGGAAGTAATGCCAATGGTGGAGCTACAAGTTTGACAGGCAAAGTCGGTGTTGAGCAGTTTGGttcaaagagagagaaggatttATGTGCAGAAAGAGAGGACCCTTTAGGAGTTTCATTTTAGTAAGTTTTTATAAACAATgtattaagtttcataaacagtgtcgtaagttttcataaacagtgtagtaagtttcataaacaatgtcctaagtttcataaacagtgtagaaAGTTTTATAAACAGTGTACCATGAGTCCACGCGTGagattttttgttctttttattaaaattatgtcttgttcattaaaatttaagttcttttgtcatttttattaaaatttaaggatttttttttattaaaatttaagtctttttaattaaataaagttatagcataattttttttattaaaataaacttagttcaagcctttttcatgaaaattcttttctttttttgtgaaCGCATAATTGGCATTTGGTGAATAGCACCTTCatgattaattatgtgttttttggtttttctcaAAGGTAACATTCATTAAGCAGAAAAAGATTATTGGCCAACTCAAAGGAAGACAAAATAACCCAAAATACAATGAGAAATTCAGATACACAAAAATCCCACCCAATAAACAGCTTACGCTGCCTCCGCCACGAACGTGTTGCTAGTAGCCACCAAGGTAACAACACTAGAGAAAACAATCAAGTGATTAATTCAACTAAGACATGCACACATATTACAAACCCCCAACCAAAAGAACACCACAACTAGATTTTGTCACAAAAAAAGATGAATTGAGAAATTGTCACCATATCCAAATCCCCTTCACAAAGCcctgcaaatatatacaaacatattaaCACATGGATAGAAGGTGAGGCTAAAGAAGTACGTAAAATACACCTATTGGCCGAATTCCCATAACATTTGGCCTCGATTATAATTCGGCATGCCAATCGATGGAGGGGAAGTAAGGGAGGAAAATGGATCTAACATCCATTTTAGGTTCAGAGACCGCAGATTGAAGCAAATGATGAGGTGGGGATGGAATATGAGGAAGGGAGGTAGAAGGAAAGGGTAGGGGAGATGGAGGTTTGGGTTTGAAAAGGCATGACCCAAGAGAGGGAGAGTGGAAAACTAAATAACAAATTGCAGTAAAAACTGACGAAAAACCCGGATAAGCGGCGATGCACGCCGAGGGAGAGGCAAGAAGTCCAAATCTGAGACAAGGTCAAAGGATAATTTTACCAAGTTCAAATAGAACTGAGATAAAACTcataagaaaatgaaataaaagaaaaaagaagaagagaatgagGAAATGAGAAAAAAAGGGGTTGCCACGGGCACCCAAGGCAAAGCTAGGATCAGCGGCTATTGCTTTTTTGCTCCGTTTGTGTTTTCAACGAGAGACAACACAACTTATTGAATAATTGTGTGTTTAATGCCTTATGGTTTCTTTGTCAAATATGCATTCTCAATTCATAGAATTTCTTATGAAAAGTATTACTAACACTTTAAAAATGTCACTGTAAAAAGTTCTCCTACATCATGTGTGTGGTATATGCAAATATGAGGTTGATCCCACTGAGATTGCTTTAACACCAATTTAACCAGCTAATTACACGAAATTTAACTTAGAAAAAAACGAATGATTGATTGATTatgacaaaattaaaattagaaagatgaataatgaaaaatcacaaagaATAGAAGTTTAAACAAGTTAAGATGATGAAGCCTATGGTCATGAATCCACCAATAACAATCATATTCTCTTTTCTTCAAGCCAATTACTATCCAATTACCATACCAATATTTAAGGTTGTTCTTTCTAAGATATGAATTAATCCGTAGTCAGACATCAACTCGTGTATCTATACGCGATAAATATGTTCTATTGGTTAGGCAAGCTGTTAAACCCATTAGCACTGAAGAATCATGTAAACCAAGTAGGACTAGTTTGATATTGGTCATCCTGACTAGTTTTCCACTCTTCTTAATCTTAATTCCAATAAATCTAATTGATTGGTCATCCTCTTAGATTTACCTAAATATCTAGCAACAAGTTCACAATGATGGTCAATCAAAAGAACATTTGAAACTATAAAATACACACAAAGATTAAGAATTAAACATGGCATGTAATCGAatgataatcaacaaaataCTTCGGAAATAATCATGTCATGGTTTCATCATATACCTTAGAAAAGTAGTTTAGTTACAAATAGTCATAATAAATAGCACAAAAGAAGTCATGGAAGATATCAATCTCAACATAAATATAATACGTCGTTGATGTCTATGTGAGTCAAACTTatgacatctcacttacaagttaaGAGAAAAACCATTAGACCATGGTACTAGTTTGTACATATGAGATTATTGAAGCCAAATTTATGGACAACATATACATTGTGTTGTAGAGATGGAGCAAGTCTCATCATTGGACCCAACACGTAGATAACCTGTCATGATACCAAGAAAGAATTCTTATTCAGCAGTAAAATCAATTGGCATTAGAATAGTGTTTAACTCATTATAAGCTATTGCAATGTTTTGTATTTTCTCTAATATATCACACTTCCTaatgtttatttttataaacTATTGCAATGTTTTGTACTCACCATTAAAAACTCACACttcttaaatttttataaatccTTGCAACCTCTCTATTGTATCTACATTTCCAGCATTGACTTCCTACTTCTTAGATGATACGGTCAAGCAAATGAAATAAGAGAGTTCGAaactttaataataatttataggATGAGACATTTTCGAACCCGAGACGTATGGTTACAAGCTCTAAcaatgaaaaaataataaaataaaatagaaggtAGAAAAATATTGAATGGATAAGAGTCAAGCAAACCAATCAAAGCAAAAGAGGGAAAGCGTGTTTGTTATGGCTTTTATATCAACCATAATTCGAAAGGTTAGGGATCAATCATGAGTCATTTAATCCCAAACACTGACTTGATTAGTCACAAACACAACTGCCCCCTTGCTTATCCTAAATGATGTTTGGAAAATATAAGGATAAATATTAGATCTTGGCATGGTCCCATAGTAAGTTCCACGTGTATATATAATGGCTATTGAACTGGACTCCAATTGAGTGAAACAATAAGTTAGTTATGGTTTAACAAAATGGAACAGTTAAAAATTTGGGGAAATACTTTGGTATGGGTGTTTGAACACGTTAGTCGTATGAAATCTCTTACAAAAACACGAAACTTTCTTGTATTTTGATATTTCCCGATACCATGCGGTCTTATCTAGTATGAAAGATTCTCTAATCAAATAGCCATACTGAAAATGTACTCACAACTTCAATTGCTTTACTTTTTCTCTAAAGAAAGGAAAgcaattttaatggatttattgaTGGATTTGGAAGAATGGGGCAAAATGAGACTAAATTTGATTTTCAAGAGGTTAAGTGACACAATTTAAGTCTCGTGAAGCAAAAGTGAGAATGACTTTGAGTTTCAAGGGGCATTGACCTAaagaagtataaaaaaaaaaaaaagttaggacTGGGTCAGAACCATGGCAAGTGGTCCGGTGGAAATATTGCAGAATTCCAAGTCAGTTATGCTCTCTGGTATTGTGTTCAAGACACGAAGCTGACAAAAACACTAGTGATCCCTGGTTGAAAGCTTTGGGATGAAGTGTAGCATTTGATTGTGTTCAGGAATGGACTGAAATGTCTTTAGCCTTTTCGGACTCCGGTGAAGATTAGTCTTACCTTTCGAGGTGCGGGATACCTCTCGGAAAAAAGTAAATTTGGATTGGGTCAGATTCAGTGCCGAATAGCCAGTTAAAACAAGCCCACATGAAGCCCAGTGCCCTAGCGTTTTAGACCTGGACTATTATCACCCGCTGGTGATGGAGCGTGCGATCAGCCAATACAGTTAGTCACTGACTGCGAGTCCTGGCTTTTGCGCCACACTCCTTCGGTGCTCCGCAGCCAAGCCCCGTCGTCCTCTTCACTAGCTGAGACCTACAGAGAGGGAGAAAGGAGGAGAAATCAATGGGATACATACAGGAAGCACGTGAGAATCACGTGAAGAAGAAGGTTGAAGAAGGTATGACGTATTTCAAAGCTCAAACTCTCTAGGGCTCTCAACAATTATTCTTTCGTTTGATCGTTGTGCTGTAAAAATGTGTAATCTTTTTGTGGAAATTACTGCTTCAACAGCATTGCGGAGCAAAATGAAGCACAAGGCGCTGCAGGAGTGCAAGGATTTGGCGTCAAAGTACGCCGAGTGCTCCTACGGCAGAACCATATCGGTCGTCTGGCAGTGCCGGCAGCAAGCCAAGGAATTGAACGAGTGCCTTCACCAATTGTAAGCCCCAATTCCTCGATTAATTCACCCCGATCATTTGTTAATCGTAAGAAAAAATGGGAAAGATTTTGTTTTTAGAACAGGGTTTTATATATTAATATCAATTATATGTTTAGTTAGGAAATGCTCTTACCCAAATTGTATTGGCGTGCTTAGACTTGCTTGTTATGAATGTTGGTTTGCTTGAGTAGCGGTTAGAGAATAGCGGACTTGTGAAATTATTCCCTTTTTTTATGAAGATTCCTGGTGATGCTTACTACTATATCTGTTGTGTGTTGGTTGAGTTGAATTGCCTTTTATAATTGGACTCAATGCATTGTACTCGTCATGGTTTACGCAAGTGGGAGGCAGTAGAATAGCGGACTTGTGAAATTGTTCCGATTTTTATGAAGTTTCTCGGTGATGCTTACTATTCGTTTTGTAGTAACTAAAGAAATTAGTTGGATATTACTCTTTATCttttgtgtgttggttgagTTGAATTGCCTTTTAGAATTGGACTCAGTGCATTGTACTTGTCATGGTTTACTCAAGTGGGAGGCAGTAGAGTGGTGTTTGATCACGAAATATGGCAAGATGGTGGCAGCCTTAGGGTTAGGGCTGGGGTTGAGTTATGTAGTTTGGATTAATACGCTGCCATTCTACATTTTCTGTCCTTTTCTTCTTAACTGCGGAGTTAAATTTGGCTTTTGGGTTTTTGCATATGGTTTTCCTCGTAGTGTTTGCATAGACCAAATCAAAATGTGGAAACTGCATTCTGGTTTTTGAAAGCCTTGTGGGATTAGATTTGCTAGGCATAGTGTTTTATGAATTGGTTTCTAGTCCAATGACAACCGGTTATCAGAAAAATGGAAATCGTGCAACATTCATGAGTCGTGGCAATGGTAGAGGCATATTGAATGGGATCATCAAGGGCAACTTCTCATGCAATCTGTTCGAACCGAGGTTATAAATGTTTGTATTTGGCATTCAATTGTCTGTAGACGGGATACTAAACTAGTTATAGAACAGAAAAGGTATTCCAATCTCTTCTTGCATTTGCTTTAGACTTTAGAGAGCACGAAGCGAGAGAGGAGAAAATTTCTCATCGATAAGCTGAATGGCCGTGCTTGGGCATAGTTATGATTAGGTTATGCTTAAGGAATGGCTTGGTGCAGTGATGTCTTCATGTTGTTTTTATTGCTAGTAACGCATCACCATTTTTCGTAGTCTTTCAGTAAGAGAAATGAAAACTTTACGGATATCCAATCTACCCGCGCAAATGCATGCGAAGTACGTTTTTTCTCTATAGGGTTATGAATATGCAAAGCCTCCTGACATTGTTTTGCTTTTTGCAGCACCAACGATGACGTATTGGAGGAAATGAAAAGAGCGTACATGCTTCAACAAGACGGGAAAGCGCCTGCAAAAGTCTGAGATCATCACCGGTTCATGATTTTGACGTTGAAGTTTGTTATCTGAATTCTGGCATCATCACTGGTTTATGATTTTGATTTCTGTAGTTCGGTTGATGCCAGGAGGTTGTGTTCGTAATATTTTCCAAAGAACTCAATAATTTTAGAGATTTCACATGGATTATGTAACATTTTCTCGAGTAATTTATCTAGAAATGCATGAATAATTTCGTCTTGAAAATATCGACCGCGTTGAGTGCGAAGAATCGACCAACTCTTGATTGCAAAAAGCGTTGTATTCCATGGTCTTAACTAAAACCCAAATAGTAAAAACTCGAAAATTGTACAGTAATCGAAAATTCAAGAACAGAGGGTAACAAAATTATATGGTTGTTTTCCACCCTGGTTGAACCAATTCAACCTCAAAAAACGAGCGGAAAATGCGAACCTCGAAAAGTTTCAGCCAAACAAGATGTATATATTACAGAAATTCTTCATTCATAAGAAAAGACCTAGAGCACATGCAAATTCAGATTTCCTCTAACAATCCTCAGTCAGTTAAGGTAGTTTCAACCAAATCATTCACTGACGACAAGACGATAGGCTTCACACGGCCAGAAACATATGCTGAAGCTTAAGTTGGCTTCCGCATGTTACGCCCAGCACGAATTACTTCATCGACCAACAACAGTTGAGATGCAATTACGGGCCtgcataaaataaaaacgaacaCCTGAATGTTAAGCACGATGAGAAAAGAAAGGCTTAAATGCAAGCTCGATTCAATGAGTTACATAAACCGAAAAAGATCTGAAAGAAAAGGATTTCAAAATCATGCCATGTACCCTGAGTTTATAATCTGTCGCTTCACAGAGTAGTTGTCAAAGATACCCTCCATCTGTGGGTCAAGCGGTTCTCCAGTGTTGTGATTTAGTCCCACGACATTTCCCTGATCATGCTCTCCCTGAACAAGCATCCACTTAAGAGATTATTTTTCAATCACTTGAAGAAAGATAACCAAATGAAAAACTCAGGAACTTTTTTAGAAGTATACCGTAAGGGCAATTATCACATCTTGCGTATCGAGGCCAGAATTCTCAGCAAGTGTCTTGGGTACCACAAGGAGAGCATCAGCAAAAGCTTGAACGCCTAGTTGAGCGCGCTGTTTCATAGTATGTGAATGTGAGAAAGATGAGAAAGACGAGGTTCAGAAAGATAAGAGGTGCTTAAAAGTAATACCCGTAAGGAAATTTAGGGAAATATTCAATTACCCCTTTAACAGTTTTCTTCACTTCATTTACTAGATATTGTCTGGCTGCAACTTCAAAAGCTCCAGCACCCTGATTCGTATATTAAAAACGTTTCACATATCACAATCAGACGTACCTTCCAGAAGCAAAAACTTGTTTATGACTTATGCCTAAAGCATATACAACATGTAGAAGGTCATATGAttcaaaaaacgaaaaaaaaaaaaaaacaaaaatacgaTGGGGAAATCTCTAGAACAAACTTACTAAGATGACAGCTTCATCTTCAATTGTGTTTTTAACTGCCCTCAGACCATCACGAACAGCATCCTTAATCTGAGCAATTGTATGGTCATTAGGTCCTGCACCAATTTTAAGAGGAAATAAGGATTACATCACTACAGGACTTGCCAAAGGCAATAGAATGTTGAATATCACTTAAGCATTACTATGAGATGGGTGCTACATAAATTACTAACTACTGGGTAAAAAGCCAGAGACTAGTTATAATTTGCTAGGTGAAGCACGAATGGAGTACCTTTGATCAAGATTGTGCAAGAATGGGGGTTTTTAACATTTTCGACAAATGTATACTTCTCTTCACCAAGGACATGCTCGTATACAAGTCCAGCCCAACCAAGGCAATCAGGAGTTAGATCATCTACGGAGTTCACAGCCTCTCCGCCACAAGCCAAAACCAACCGTTCCATATTTCTCCTCTTTGCTCTTCTCAAGGCAATAATCTAAGAAACCAGGGGATTAGAGAAGTGCCAAACACGTTGCACAAAATCGTAGTTAAGTGCACAACACAACACCAATAAAAAAAGCTGCGGTGTCTATCTGGTTGATATGTTGGAAAATAATTGAAAAGAAATCTAAAATAATGATCCATAACTTACCCCTGCCCTTGCAAGGAGATCCAGAGATGGGGGATCAATTCCCTTCTGATTGATAACGACAAAATTATTATCATTACCAGAGCAAACCTGCAAATCAGCCAGTACAGGAAATATTTCAGAATCTGTAAAGTCGATATATGCTAGGATGAGTGCTAAATCAATATCAAGCAAATGGCATTGATAGCAACACTCTACCTTATTTTTCAGTTCAATGATTTTTTTAACTCTTTCATCAACCTGACGCCTTTCAGCTAAAACCATTGCTTCTCTCTGCTCCGCATTTGAATAGAAAAAGCCTGAGTTTACTTCACTGAGATGAAAATCATCAAATTCAAAATGATCAGAAAATCATATCCATAAGAACATAGGATGCTAGCTGTCCAAAAGACTGCTATTTCATAACtgtgcaaaagaaaaagaatgagcAAAAGCAAGGGGGCAAAAGGAGAAAATATTGAAGACAAAATGTAACaatcatttgatcaaatttctatatatatacacctTTTATCGTACTCCAAAGATACATTGCTTGTCAAGATGTAACAATTCTCTGCTCTCCGCTTCATATCAGGATGCCTAGAACCATGATCCAGAACAAGACCCTCGACCTACAAGACAACATAAATGAGATGAAAAACCACAGGGTAACAATACATTCCTCTATTTTGTAAACAAACGTAATATTAAGCTTGCACAGTGTTCAGAAATCAAATCTAAACTGGTTCCAAGCAACTATCATGATTTACAATTTCATCATAGATTcaaaaaaaatgatttacaaTTTCATCATGTGAACTtggaataaagaaagaaaataaaagcacTAATTATTATTCAATGTTACCACCAAACAAAACAACTATAGCAATACAAAACCACCAATTGATGCACATAGTAGCACCAGAAAAGATACATAGCCATTActataggattacaactctaacaAAATAAAAGCCAAATCATTTGCAGAACCTTCGCAAAAGATTGAGGACCCAATATCCATGGAAATGCCTCTTTGGATTCATCAAGGGATAAGAAATATCTAAAAGGCAGAGTGGTGGAAAGTACAAGATATTAACATACCAAACGTgtgtctacatcaaatttgtgtCGCATGTGCATAATCTCCACCATAAACAGATCAATGGGTTCCTCAGGTTTGCGGATGCAAAGAACCTGTCATTTGTAAAACCCTAGTTTGTCACACGTCAAGATGCAAGAAGTCTATGAAATATTATAGATTCCATAAAAATGGATACAATCTTTCAAGCATTCTTACATAAACCACAAACACTCACCGAATTAACAACTATGTCGGTCAATTGATCCGCCAATGCTTCATATAACTGCAAAACAGAACATGtcatattaaatatataaaggGTAAAAATTCCATTTACTCTGAGCGGtatgtaaacctagtaaacccCACGCTGCCCAACACTATTTAAACGGTAAGAAATCATACAAACAACATACTAGATACCTTTGTTCGCAATGTTGTCCTTGCTACCATTTTCAGAATCTCTTTGTCGGGCTCATTGCCCATCACAACAGGAGTTTTGAATTTCTCAAGAAACTGAAGCGTTGCTCTTTTGGCAATCTCAAAACCATCAACTAGGACACGGGGATGCATCCCTAGAACAAGAACAAACTCACTATTATCAAGGATGCCAAgacaaaaaaggaagaaatgaaaagaaatagaTTGACTTGGGGAACATTTCAGAACCACAAGGTGCAAAGATCTAGACTTTTAACCCTTTATGAAGAACCAGATCAAATGTCCAGTCATTGATTACAGGTAACTGTGAGTATGTAGCAACCAACCTTCGTCAATGTATCGCTCTGATTGTTTCATAAGCTCGCCGATGAATAAGACAGTGGAC
Protein-coding sequences here:
- the LOC114822553 gene encoding uncharacterized protein, with amino-acid sequence MGYIQEARENHVKKKVEEALRSKMKHKALQECKDLASKYAECSYGRTISVVWQCRQQAKELNECLHQFTNDDVLEEMKRAYMLQQDGKAPAKV
- the LOC114819097 gene encoding T-complex protein 1 subunit zeta 1: MSIRVLNPNAEVLNKSAALHMNINAAKGLQDVLKTNLGPKGTIKMLVGGAGDIKLTKDGNTLLKEMQIQNPTAIMIARTAVAQDDISGDGTTSTVLFIGELMKQSERYIDEGMHPRVLVDGFEIAKRATLQFLEKFKTPVVMGNEPDKEILKMVARTTLRTKLYEALADQLTDIVVNSVLCIRKPEEPIDLFMVEIMHMRHKFDVDTRLVEGLVLDHGSRHPDMKRRAENCYILTSNVSLEYDKSEVNSGFFYSNAEQREAMVLAERRQVDERVKKIIELKNKVCSGNDNNFVVINQKGIDPPSLDLLARAGIIALRRAKRRNMERLVLACGGEAVNSVDDLTPDCLGWAGLVYEHVLGEEKYTFVENVKNPHSCTILIKGPNDHTIAQIKDAVRDGLRAVKNTIEDEAVILGAGAFEVAARQYLVNEVKKTVKGRAQLGVQAFADALLVVPKTLAENSGLDTQDVIIALTGEHDQGNVVGLNHNTGEPLDPQMEGIFDNYSVKRQIINSGPVIASQLLLVDEVIRAGRNMRKPT